In a single window of the Papaver somniferum cultivar HN1 chromosome 8, ASM357369v1, whole genome shotgun sequence genome:
- the LOC113305596 gene encoding uncharacterized protein LOC113305596 — MVAGNGGNRSWESIIKKRTHVLYKIDADSLSHPPVRTSTGEVIITISRETHVRIKDVWKFSLVGRLDFRTLKFDVVKRELLNQWKLGGSVQFIPWIKGYLVIKLDNEDDRKRVSYDGPWKINEQQLKIQPWMPMFDSESDKVTRDAVWVRFPALPWEYWDEESLFRMSRGLGKPCAVDPRTLNYEYGYFAAVLIDIDFSKPLGKIIMNGEDGEESFVQNYEILNRPSFCDHCISIGNINVECRIKKRRDLQEKVDAEKDPEIKNRIEAEIAEL, encoded by the coding sequence ATGGTTGCGGGTAATGGTGGTAATCGATCATGGGAATCCATAATTAAGAAGAGAACTCATGTTCTATATAAGATTGATGCGGACTCTTTGTCACATCCTCCAGTTAGAACATCAACAGGTGAAGTTATTATTACGATTTCGCGTGAAACTCACGTTAGAATTAAAGATGTTTGGAAGTTTAGTTTGGTTGGTCGTTTAGATTTTAGAACACTCAAATTTGATGTTGTTAAAAGGGAgttattgaatcaatggaagctGGGGGGTTCGGTTCAATTTATTCCGTGGATTAAAGGTTATTTGGTTATCAAGTTAGACAATGAGGATGATCGCAAGAGGGTTAGCTATGATGGTCCGTGGAAGATTAATGAGCAACAGCTTAAAATTCAGCCATGGATGCCAATGTTTGATTCTGAGTCGGACAAGGTTACAAGGGATGCTGTTTGGGTTCGTTTTCCAGCTCTTCCATGGGAATATTGGGATGAAGAATCATTGTTTAGAATGTCCAGAGGTTTAGGTAAGCCATGTGCAGTTGATCCGCGAACCTTAAATTATGAGTATGGTTATTTTGCTGCggttttgattgatattgacttcTCGAAGCCACTTGGTAAGATTATTATGAATGGTGAAGATGGTGAGGAATCTTTTGTTCAAAACTACGAAATCCTTAATCGGCCTAGCTTTTGTGATCACTGCATATCCATTGGTAATATTAATGTTGAGTGTCGTATTAAGAAACGTAGGGATTTACAAGAAAAAGTTGATGCTGAAAAAGATCCAGAGATCAAGAACAGAATTGAAGCTGAGATTGCTGAGCTATAA
- the LOC113305597 gene encoding uncharacterized protein LOC113305597, producing MASKKGVAPTHLLFADDILDFCKGNLHSLQNLKTMLNVYEKASGQCVNYAKRKFYYGGATYSRSIAIANYLGMERSLFSDKYLGIQSKPGIVRHIHVRQVVEKIMDKLAGWKGKLLSFQARLVLIRTVIASYVIHSMVVYKWPCNIIKQVERAIRNFLWSGDAEKRKFFTVLYDNLCCSRREGVLGLRRLIDVNKAFLMKLWISIRDSDKTWARFLRAKYFKLNGVLIDYKLGSTVFLGIRWVYDFVQQHTRSIIGDSANTSLFFDNWLGDFSIAKRLGITSKGPNEFKAKDLDSKGVFSVKSAKDAIRENAETLPVATLFSRPIVHPTLSVQHWKVWAKKCCASDDNVINKIGGWFPSMFRLCRRDCETLSHITWKCRFAKRIWAWATRSFNLQPREDLVASYKAAKGCSRMIKDLWLVANLAITTEL from the exons ATGGCTAGTAAGAAAGGTGTGGCTCCAACACACCttctctttgcggatgatattcttgATTTCTGCAAAGGTAATCTTCATAGTTTGCAAAATTTGAAGACTATGCTTAATGTCTATGAGAAGGCTTCAGGCCAGTGCGTAAATTATgcaaaaagaaaattttattatGGTGGTGCCACTTATTCTCGGAGTATTGCTATTGCTAATTATTTGGGCATGGAAAGATCTTTATTTTCGGATAAATATCTGGGAATTCAATCAAAGCCTGGAATTGTGCGGCACATTCATGTCAGGCAGGTGGTTGAAAAGATTATGGACAAGTTGGCTGGTTGGAAGGGTAAACTCTTATCTTTTCAAGCTAGACTGGTTTTGATCAGAACGGTGATTGCTAGTTATGTTATTCACTCTATGGTTGTTTATAAATGGCCTTGCAATATCATTAAACAGGTTGAGAGGGCTATTAGGAATTTTCTTTGGTCGGGTGATGCGGAGAAGCGTAAGTTTTTTACGGTTTTATATGACAACTTGTGTTGTTCAAGACGTGAAGGTGTCCTGGGCCTTAGAAGATTGATTGATGTTAACAAGGCTTTTCTTATGAAGTTATGGATTTCAATTCGTGATTCGGACAAGACTTGGGCCAGATTTTTGAGGGCGAAGTATTTCAAATTGAATGGAGTTTTGATTGATTACAAACTTGGTTCTACGGTTTTTCTTGGAATCAGGTGGGTTTATGATTTTGTGCAGCAACACACTAGGTCAATTATAGGTGATAgcgctaatacttccttattctttGATAATTGGCTTGGTGATTTTTCGATTGCGAAGAGATTAGGTATTACTTCCAAAGGCCCTAATGAATTTAAGGCTAAG GATTTAGATAGCAAAGGAGTCTTCTCAGTTAAATCTGCAAAGGATGCCATTAGAGAGAATGCagaaactctgccagttgcaacTTTGTTTTCTCGGCCAATTGTGCACCCTACTCTAAGTGTTCAACATTGGAAGGTCTGGGCAAAGAAGTGTTGTGCTAGTGATGATAACGTCATTAACAAGATTGGAGGGTGGTTTCCTTCAATGTTCCGTTTGTGTAGACGGGATTGCGAAACTCTTAGCCATATTACTTGGAAGTGCAGATTTGCCAagagaatttgggcttgggcgaCGCGTAGTTTTAATCTGCAACCAAGAGAAGATTTGGTGGCTTCGTATAAGGCTGCTAAAGGGTGCAGCAGGATGATTAAGGATCTGTGGTTGGTTGCTAATCTTGCAATCACTACGGAGTTATAG
- the LOC113305600 gene encoding uncharacterized protein LOC113305600, whose protein sequence is MEDLRIINYFKVKHRSCKVSSPIEVRWCPPNQDEIMICCDGASLGNPGPAGAGVTFRDANAAILGVLCVGLGLQTNFYAEVFAVIYGAMLARRWNFRNICVQSDSMSCIRAFQNEGLPWQLSQKWRLARNFYSNIH, encoded by the coding sequence ATGGAGGACTTACGCATCATAAATTATTTCAAAGTGAAGCATAGATCGTGCAAAGTTTCTTCTCCAATTGAGGTAAGGTGGTGTCCTCCTAAccaagatgaaatcatgatttgcTGTGATGGTGCGTCCCTTGGGAATCCAGGCCCGGCTGGTGCTGGCGTTACATTTCGTGATGCAAACGCAGCTATTTTGGGAGTCCTCTGCGTTGGACTGGGATTGCAGACAAACTTTTATGCGGAAGTGTTCGCAGTTATATATGGTGCTATGTTGGCTAGAAGGTGGAACTTTAGGAATATCTGCGTACAatctgattcgatgagttgcattcgAGCTTTTCAAAATGAGGGTTTACCTTGGCAATTAAGTCAGAAGTGGAGATTGGCGAGGAATTTCTACTCCAATATTCACTAA